A window of the Sulfurospirillum tamanense genome harbors these coding sequences:
- the carA gene encoding glutamine-hydrolyzing carbamoyl-phosphate synthase small subunit yields the protein MSLKPVWIYVENGLFLEAKGFGASGTRVGEIVFNTSMSGYQEIMSDPSYAGQFVVFTMPEIGIVGTNDADMESAKVHASGMIVRKTNFEASNFRSSSSLPDFLEAHKTLGICDIDTRYLTKMVRDGGPRMMIASTEISSKEELKRLLEEAPRIEEVDYIQQVSTKEPYVHNYGAWDETALSYKEATNYLGKKIIAIDFGVKRNILNELCEVGLEVEVVPSTCKAEELIARYEAGEISGVFLSNGPGDPLILAEPIAQIKALIKAKIPLFGICLGHQLLSIAHGYPTYKLKFGQHGGNHPVKNSATGIVEITAQNHNYNVPDAVCEIATVTHMNLFDKTIEGLEYKETPAFSVQHHPEASPGPHESKYIFQTFAKRL from the coding sequence ATGAGTTTAAAGCCCGTATGGATTTATGTAGAAAATGGTCTATTTTTAGAAGCAAAAGGGTTTGGTGCTTCGGGAACACGCGTGGGAGAGATTGTTTTTAACACTTCCATGAGTGGTTACCAAGAAATTATGAGTGATCCAAGCTATGCGGGACAGTTTGTTGTATTTACGATGCCAGAAATTGGCATCGTGGGCACCAATGATGCAGATATGGAGAGTGCTAAGGTGCATGCTTCAGGAATGATTGTGCGCAAAACAAATTTTGAAGCTTCTAATTTCAGATCTTCTTCTTCCTTGCCTGACTTTTTGGAGGCACATAAAACCCTTGGTATTTGCGACATTGATACACGCTATTTGACAAAAATGGTGCGCGATGGTGGTCCAAGAATGATGATTGCCTCAACAGAAATTTCTTCAAAAGAAGAGTTAAAACGCCTTCTTGAAGAGGCGCCACGTATCGAAGAAGTCGATTATATCCAACAAGTTAGCACCAAAGAGCCCTATGTGCATAATTACGGAGCATGGGACGAAACGGCACTTTCGTACAAAGAGGCAACAAACTATTTGGGTAAAAAAATTATTGCAATTGACTTTGGGGTAAAGCGCAATATTCTCAACGAATTGTGTGAAGTGGGGCTTGAAGTGGAAGTTGTGCCTTCTACATGTAAAGCCGAGGAGCTGATTGCTCGTTATGAAGCTGGGGAAATTTCAGGTGTATTTCTCTCTAATGGGCCCGGGGATCCGTTAATCTTAGCCGAACCTATCGCTCAAATCAAAGCACTCATTAAAGCAAAAATTCCTCTGTTTGGGATATGCTTGGGGCACCAACTGCTCTCTATCGCCCATGGTTATCCTACATATAAGCTGAAATTTGGGCAGCATGGTGGCAACCATCCTGTGAAAAACAGTGCAACAGGCATTGTAGAAATTACAGCGCAAAACCACAATTATAATGTGCCAGATGCGGTGTGCGAAATTGCAACCGTGACGCATATGAATTTGTTTGATAAGACGATTGAAGGGCTTGAGTACAAAGAAACCCCTGCCTTTTCTGTCCAACATCACCCCGAAGCAAGCCCAGGGCCGCACGAAAGTAAGTATATTTTTCAAACCTTTGCTAAACGCCTCTAA
- a CDS encoding cbb3-type cytochrome c oxidase N-terminal domain-containing protein has translation MEWFNLSDNVNVLSLIGSAAIILATWLVAAKYFKQIRNEKSEGELLEHNWDGIGEYKNPPPFGWAVVFVLTIVWAIWYFLVGYPLNAYSQIGEYNEEVQAHNARFEQKWANPDQATLMGMGEGVYLVQCAPCHGITADGMGGKATDLTVWGSEKAIVEVILDGAKGLNYPLGEMPGGLLDEASAKAVAAYMAQEISQTNTSANPSLVSIGEALWPTCAACHGDDGKGMDGMSPDLTIYGKPAFAVEVLSRGKKGYIGDMPAFNDGRLSDVQKLAVGTYILSLTK, from the coding sequence ATGGAATGGTTTAATTTAAGTGACAACGTCAACGTGCTATCGCTGATTGGTTCGGCTGCAATCATCTTGGCTACGTGGCTTGTTGCAGCAAAATATTTTAAGCAAATTCGCAACGAAAAAAGCGAAGGCGAGTTGCTTGAACACAACTGGGATGGTATTGGTGAGTATAAAAATCCCCCTCCTTTTGGTTGGGCTGTTGTGTTTGTTTTGACAATTGTTTGGGCAATTTGGTACTTTTTAGTGGGCTATCCCTTGAACGCCTATTCTCAGATTGGAGAATACAACGAAGAGGTGCAAGCACACAATGCGCGTTTTGAGCAGAAGTGGGCCAACCCAGACCAAGCCACGCTTATGGGAATGGGTGAGGGTGTTTATTTGGTCCAGTGCGCACCGTGCCATGGTATTACTGCTGATGGCATGGGAGGAAAAGCAACCGATCTAACTGTCTGGGGAAGTGAAAAAGCCATTGTTGAGGTTATTCTTGATGGTGCAAAAGGCTTGAACTATCCTTTGGGTGAAATGCCTGGAGGGTTGCTAGATGAGGCAAGCGCCAAGGCAGTTGCTGCTTATATGGCTCAAGAAATTTCCCAGACAAACACATCGGCTAATCCCTCCTTGGTCTCAATAGGAGAGGCCCTTTGGCCTACATGCGCAGCGTGTCATGGGGATGATGGCAAGGGCATGGATGGCATGTCGCCGGATTTAACTATTTATGGCAAGCCCGCATTTGCAGTTGAGGTGCTTAGCCGTGGGAAAAAAGGGTATATTGGCGACATGCCTGCCTTTAATGATGGCCGTCTCTCTGATGTTCAGAAGTTAGCTGTTGGCACATATATCCTCTCTTTGACCAAATAA
- a CDS encoding PD-(D/E)XK nuclease family protein, whose product MIHIFPTHRAVRSFYASFSSQDTFLPKAMSIAEFFKKALIVEGKVQAEEEMRLLLMQQAVAFDAFETLNIPQHFMAFVKNASYVFRFFEELSAEEKTIADLEGADVYAQFAEHLALLKQVYENYTHALDAQGLYDTITFPLYARMDETFVFTCKAITVHLEGYLSSFEWRVLEEMGRLVPLHVKLVATPYNEKVLQVLRARGIDLKIGEEAQIRLGGDDFSTSPCSLSAPCAKVYPLASRSLQVGFVLDCVARFLQEGLAPEEIVVVLPDEGFASLLRLYDRAYVFNYAMGKPAKELDFVVRLRAKAQDVHQTTQPSLHRMRRLGIEENTREAWKKQWKKPTNFHTFVALIGSFEAEENTIKEQLHEALASLERVLKIAPTLTFSEALTLFLRRLDKMRVDDVMGGPVTVMGVLETRGVHFKGVIVPDFNDDLVPHRSEKDMFLSSTLRHYAGLPDKEDREQLQRYYYSRLFTQASHVAIGYVENEEKLPSRFLQALRTKKERYDESLSQLLLPFVAQKSREETPVLHPHAPFEKPLSATRLKVLLTCKRRYYHRYIQHIKEPPLPKDGIEAVDIGNALHGALEIACAHPEFGASEVKNQALVAHALDATFGTSASWRLEKEIWRERLGVFCANEAERHAKGWHPWKLEESLKSIFEGVHLEGKVDRIDKHLAGRLEVLDYKTGNTLKSGPKAIATMVDFQMQFYYMLASTQGEVERVGYYDLLQGVCVEEEGMEEKLAQLSDILVAYRFVESFEKTDKRAACSYCPYVHLCGRG is encoded by the coding sequence ATGATTCATATCTTCCCTACCCACCGCGCTGTCCGTTCTTTTTATGCTTCGTTTTCTTCTCAAGACACATTTTTGCCAAAGGCAATGAGCATTGCTGAATTTTTTAAAAAAGCGTTAATTGTCGAAGGTAAAGTGCAAGCAGAAGAGGAGATGCGTCTTCTTTTGATGCAGCAAGCTGTTGCGTTTGATGCCTTTGAAACTCTTAATATCCCGCAGCATTTTATGGCTTTTGTTAAAAACGCTTCCTACGTGTTTCGTTTTTTTGAGGAGCTTAGTGCGGAAGAAAAAACGATTGCAGATTTAGAGGGTGCGGATGTTTACGCACAATTTGCCGAACACCTTGCTTTGCTTAAACAGGTGTATGAAAACTATACACACGCCCTAGATGCGCAGGGGTTATATGATACCATTACCTTTCCGCTTTATGCGCGTATGGATGAGACGTTTGTCTTTACATGTAAAGCTATTACAGTGCATTTGGAAGGGTACTTGAGTAGCTTTGAGTGGCGCGTACTGGAGGAGATGGGACGTCTTGTGCCCTTACATGTAAAGCTTGTGGCAACGCCTTATAACGAAAAGGTCTTACAAGTTTTGCGTGCCAGAGGCATTGATTTGAAAATCGGAGAAGAGGCGCAGATTCGACTTGGCGGTGACGATTTTAGCACGTCACCTTGCTCTTTGAGTGCTCCTTGTGCGAAAGTTTATCCGTTGGCTTCTCGGAGTTTGCAGGTAGGGTTTGTGCTTGATTGTGTTGCGCGTTTTTTGCAAGAAGGACTAGCCCCAGAAGAGATTGTTGTAGTACTCCCTGATGAAGGGTTTGCTTCTTTGTTGCGCCTGTATGACCGTGCCTATGTTTTTAATTATGCCATGGGAAAGCCTGCTAAAGAGCTTGATTTTGTAGTGCGTTTGCGGGCTAAGGCCCAAGATGTTCATCAAACAACCCAACCCTCTTTGCACAGAATGAGGCGGCTGGGCATTGAAGAAAACACGCGTGAAGCATGGAAGAAACAGTGGAAAAAACCCACAAACTTTCATACTTTTGTGGCACTTATTGGTTCTTTTGAAGCAGAAGAAAACACCATCAAAGAGCAGCTTCACGAAGCGCTTGCTTCCTTGGAGCGTGTTCTTAAGATTGCGCCAACGCTCACATTCTCAGAGGCGCTAACCTTATTTTTACGCCGCCTTGACAAGATGCGCGTGGATGATGTGATGGGAGGGCCTGTGACGGTGATGGGAGTGTTAGAGACCCGAGGTGTGCATTTTAAAGGGGTGATTGTGCCTGATTTTAATGATGATTTGGTGCCTCATCGCAGCGAAAAAGATATGTTTCTCTCTTCTACTTTACGCCATTATGCAGGGTTGCCAGACAAGGAAGACAGAGAGCAATTACAGCGTTATTATTACAGCCGACTTTTTACCCAAGCTTCCCATGTAGCAATAGGCTATGTGGAGAATGAAGAAAAACTCCCCTCGCGTTTTTTGCAAGCCCTGAGAACAAAAAAAGAGCGTTATGATGAGAGCCTTAGCCAGCTTCTTTTGCCTTTTGTAGCTCAAAAATCTCGCGAAGAAACGCCTGTGCTTCACCCCCATGCTCCTTTTGAGAAGCCTCTTTCGGCAACGCGCTTGAAGGTTTTGTTAACGTGCAAACGGCGCTACTATCACCGGTATATTCAACACATTAAAGAGCCTCCTCTTCCCAAGGATGGCATTGAGGCAGTAGATATAGGCAATGCCCTGCATGGCGCCCTTGAAATAGCGTGTGCCCATCCTGAGTTTGGTGCTTCGGAGGTGAAAAATCAGGCCCTTGTTGCACACGCCCTTGATGCTACATTTGGCACCAGTGCCTCATGGCGCTTAGAAAAAGAGATATGGCGGGAGCGTCTTGGGGTGTTTTGCGCCAATGAAGCAGAACGCCATGCCAAGGGATGGCACCCATGGAAGCTAGAAGAGTCTTTAAAAAGCATCTTTGAGGGGGTGCATCTTGAGGGAAAAGTTGATCGTATTGATAAGCACCTTGCGGGCAGACTTGAAGTGCTTGATTACAAAACAGGCAACACCCTTAAAAGCGGTCCAAAAGCCATTGCTACCATGGTGGATTTTCAAATGCAGTTTTACTATATGTTAGCATCTACGCAAGGGGAGGTGGAGCGAGTGGGGTATTATGACCTTTTGCAAGGAGTCTGTGTGGAAGAAGAAGGAATGGAGGAAAAACTTGCGCAACTTAGTGATATTTTAGTGGCATACCGTTTTGTAGAGTCTTTTGAAAAGACTGATAAACGTGCAGCGTGTTCTTACTGCCCCTACGTGCATTTGTGCGGAAGGGGTTAA
- a CDS encoding TPM domain-containing protein → MHTFLRSGRLLVTAFSLIFFSSVLSAAGVLVNEGIIGERAVQKINVLGEELRQKSGVNVYLVALHSLQGKVMADVELELSSKLTAPYALLMLSKEDKQVNILSSGGVEALFNKDAILSPYPWRGTILPLLTTKKGSDNYTAAMLNGYADIVEQIAATQKITLDHAIGSGNKNTLNIVRIIVYATLIWAVGVALYRRRKHRHARNNT, encoded by the coding sequence ATGCACACTTTTTTACGTAGCGGTCGCCTTTTGGTGACTGCTTTCTCTCTAATCTTTTTTTCCAGTGTGCTCTCTGCTGCTGGCGTGCTTGTTAATGAAGGCATTATAGGGGAGCGCGCAGTCCAAAAGATAAATGTTTTGGGTGAAGAGTTGCGCCAAAAAAGTGGCGTGAATGTTTATTTGGTGGCACTTCACTCTTTGCAAGGAAAAGTGATGGCTGATGTGGAGCTAGAGCTTTCCTCTAAGCTTACCGCTCCTTATGCTCTATTGATGCTCTCAAAAGAAGATAAGCAGGTCAACATTCTTAGTTCAGGAGGAGTTGAAGCGCTGTTTAATAAGGATGCAATCTTGAGTCCTTACCCTTGGAGAGGGACAATTTTGCCACTTTTAACCACTAAAAAAGGAAGCGATAATTACACCGCAGCAATGTTGAATGGGTATGCGGATATTGTGGAGCAAATCGCAGCAACACAGAAGATTACATTGGACCACGCTATTGGAAGTGGGAATAAAAATACACTCAACATTGTGCGTATCATTGTTTACGCTACGCTCATATGGGCTGTTGGTGTCGCTTTATACCGAAGGAGAAAACACCGCCATGCACGCAACAACACCTAA
- a CDS encoding PAS domain-containing sensor histidine kinase, with product MKLEKYQEAIETSNIVSKTNIEGIITFVNDEFCRICGYSKKELIGANHNIVRHPDVPKETFKKLWETILAKKVYKSTVKNRAKNGTTFYVNTTVIPMVNTQGVIEEFIAIRYDVTDTVVLTEALKRKEEELEQLNSTLEERVQSQTMQLKDLNRNLERRVSEEVAKNREKERLLFTQARLASMGEMIGNIAHQWRQPLSELGIDLYKLKKLFGQGDQNAFLETYEHGKGVIKKMSQTIEDFRNFFNPNKPREDFYINEVVDDALAMLKGTLGSEQIVVRVTSEDKVLIHGFKSELIQVLINLITNAKDAFLESSCEQKYIDIHIARFDGRTLMVSVRDNAGGINEEILEKIFEPYFTTKQGSLGTGLGLYMSKMIVENSMKGSIEALNAGEGACFNVKVPIRLEK from the coding sequence ATGAAACTTGAAAAATACCAAGAAGCAATTGAGACAAGCAATATTGTTTCTAAGACTAACATTGAGGGTATTATTACGTTTGTCAATGATGAGTTTTGCCGTATTTGTGGTTATTCAAAGAAGGAACTCATTGGAGCAAATCACAACATTGTGCGTCATCCTGATGTGCCCAAAGAGACTTTTAAAAAGCTTTGGGAAACCATCTTAGCTAAAAAAGTTTATAAATCCACCGTTAAAAACCGTGCTAAAAATGGGACAACGTTTTATGTGAACACAACGGTTATTCCAATGGTAAATACACAAGGGGTTATTGAAGAGTTTATTGCCATCCGCTATGACGTGACAGACACGGTGGTGCTAACAGAGGCACTGAAACGCAAAGAGGAGGAGCTAGAACAGCTCAACTCCACCTTGGAGGAGCGGGTTCAGTCTCAAACGATGCAACTTAAAGATTTAAACCGAAATCTTGAACGTCGCGTGAGTGAAGAGGTTGCTAAAAATCGCGAAAAAGAGCGGCTGTTGTTTACTCAGGCGCGTTTGGCTTCCATGGGGGAAATGATTGGCAATATTGCACATCAGTGGCGCCAACCGCTCTCGGAACTTGGCATTGATTTGTATAAGCTTAAGAAGTTGTTTGGACAAGGCGACCAAAATGCTTTTTTGGAAACCTACGAACACGGCAAGGGGGTGATTAAGAAAATGTCTCAAACTATTGAAGATTTTCGTAATTTTTTCAACCCCAATAAGCCCCGCGAGGATTTTTATATAAACGAGGTGGTTGATGACGCGTTGGCTATGCTTAAGGGAACATTGGGGAGTGAACAAATTGTGGTGCGTGTTACATCTGAAGATAAAGTATTGATTCATGGCTTTAAAAGTGAACTTATTCAAGTGCTCATTAATCTTATCACCAATGCTAAAGATGCTTTTTTAGAAAGTTCTTGTGAGCAAAAATACATTGATATTCATATTGCGCGCTTTGATGGCAGAACATTAATGGTGAGTGTTCGAGATAACGCAGGCGGAATAAATGAAGAAATTTTGGAAAAAATATTTGAACCCTATTTCACAACAAAGCAAGGAAGTTTAGGGACGGGCCTTGGACTGTATATGAGCAAAATGATTGTTGAAAACAGCATGAAGGGGAGTATTGAGGCACTTAATGCTGGCGAGGGAGCTTGTTTCAATGTTAAAGTTCCGATAAGATTAGAAAAATAA
- a CDS encoding cytochrome c oxidase, cbb3-type, CcoQ subunit: MELETLKELLGYGYFAFTILLVFAMYGYAYHMYKSEKTGRKSYEKYSDIVLRDEIHDTPVESFSKQC, translated from the coding sequence ATGGAATTGGAAACACTTAAAGAGCTTCTTGGATACGGGTATTTTGCTTTTACTATTCTTCTTGTTTTTGCAATGTATGGGTATGCGTACCATATGTACAAGTCTGAAAAAACAGGACGAAAAAGTTATGAGAAATATTCAGACATCGTCCTTAGGGATGAAATTCACGATACGCCAGTTGAATCCTTTTCCAAACAATGCTAA
- a CDS encoding DUF4006 family protein: MENTNRHIFSLHGITGMLIATLLLISILVGLTWWGIVAQQAVADKPYVITDPSAIKMIDKDNAKLKVIKE, encoded by the coding sequence ATGGAAAATACAAACAGACATATTTTTTCACTACATGGCATCACGGGAATGCTCATTGCCACCCTTTTGCTCATTAGTATTTTGGTTGGCTTGACATGGTGGGGAATCGTGGCACAACAAGCGGTGGCGGATAAGCCTTATGTTATCACTGATCCCTCAGCGATTAAGATGATTGACAAAGACAATGCAAAGCTTAAAGTCATAAAGGAGTAA
- the ccoN gene encoding cytochrome-c oxidase, cbb3-type subunit I, producing MQPSSALNYDYTVAKLFMYASILFGIIGMVIGVLIAYQMAYPELNYLAGEYGTFSRLRPLHTSGVIFGFMLAGIFSTWYYIGQRVLKVSMAESPFLMLIGKLHFWLYMVVMLVAVVSLFAGVTTSKEYAELEWPIDIGVVIVWVLWGVSMFGLIGIRREKALYISLWYFIATFLGVAMLYLFNNMAVPTYFVSGMGNWYHSVSMYAGTNDAMVQWWYGHNAVAFVFTVAIIAQIYYFLPKESGQPIYSYKLSLLSFWGLMFVYLWAGSHHLIYSTVPDWMQTMGSIFSVVLILPSWGSAINMLLTMKGEWGQIKSNPLIKFMILASTFYMFSTIEGPILSIKSVNALAHFTDWIPGHVHDGTLGWVGFMTMAAMFHMAPRMFKRELYSKKLLEVQFWVQTTGIVLYFTSMWVAGITQGMMWRATDQFGNLAYSFIDTVTVLFPYYVIRATGGLLYLVGFFIFTYNMYKTMTAGKALEKEPQNASPMAA from the coding sequence ATGCAACCAAGCAGTGCATTGAACTACGACTACACTGTTGCCAAACTGTTTATGTATGCTTCCATTCTTTTTGGAATCATCGGCATGGTAATTGGTGTGTTGATTGCCTATCAAATGGCATATCCAGAACTGAACTACCTCGCGGGCGAGTATGGTACGTTTAGTCGATTGCGCCCTTTGCATACCAGTGGGGTTATCTTCGGGTTTATGCTCGCAGGTATTTTTTCTACATGGTACTACATTGGACAGCGTGTTTTAAAGGTATCGATGGCTGAATCGCCTTTTTTGATGCTTATTGGAAAACTTCATTTTTGGCTTTATATGGTCGTGATGCTTGTTGCGGTTGTGTCGCTTTTTGCGGGCGTGACAACCTCTAAAGAGTACGCAGAACTTGAATGGCCTATTGATATTGGCGTGGTCATTGTGTGGGTGCTTTGGGGCGTGAGTATGTTTGGCCTTATTGGTATCCGTCGCGAAAAGGCACTGTATATTTCCCTTTGGTATTTCATTGCAACCTTTTTGGGAGTAGCAATGTTGTATCTTTTTAACAATATGGCAGTTCCCACGTACTTTGTTTCAGGCATGGGAAATTGGTACCACTCTGTTTCTATGTACGCAGGCACTAATGATGCGATGGTGCAGTGGTGGTATGGACACAACGCGGTTGCCTTTGTCTTTACTGTAGCAATCATTGCGCAGATTTACTACTTCTTGCCAAAAGAATCAGGCCAGCCTATTTACTCGTACAAACTCTCTTTGCTTTCATTTTGGGGCTTGATGTTTGTCTACTTGTGGGCAGGAAGCCACCACCTTATCTACTCTACAGTGCCTGATTGGATGCAGACCATGGGGTCTATCTTTTCGGTTGTGCTTATTTTGCCTTCTTGGGGTAGTGCAATCAACATGCTCTTGACCATGAAGGGTGAGTGGGGCCAGATTAAATCTAATCCGCTTATTAAGTTTATGATTTTAGCCTCCACCTTTTATATGTTTAGCACCATTGAGGGGCCGATTTTATCTATCAAATCTGTTAATGCTTTGGCGCATTTTACGGATTGGATTCCAGGTCACGTGCATGATGGTACTTTGGGTTGGGTTGGATTTATGACTATGGCGGCGATGTTTCATATGGCGCCTCGCATGTTTAAACGAGAACTTTACAGCAAAAAACTTTTAGAAGTGCAATTTTGGGTTCAGACTACGGGCATTGTGCTCTATTTTACAAGTATGTGGGTTGCAGGGATTACTCAAGGGATGATGTGGCGTGCAACGGACCAGTTTGGTAATCTTGCCTATTCGTTTATTGACACAGTGACGGTGTTGTTTCCTTACTATGTTATTCGGGCAACAGGTGGATTGTTGTATTTGGTTGGCTTCTTCATCTTCACTTACAATATGTACAAAACCATGACTGCTGGGAAAGCGCTTGAGAAAGAACCTCAAAATGCTTCGCCCATGGCAGCGTAA
- a CDS encoding sulfite exporter TauE/SafE family protein: MNLYAIIGVAFFGSLGHCIGMCGGFVVAYTSAKINPSSPIPSQLLAHLAYNFGRVTSYVLLGILFGLMGGVIAISPIVLGYLYFCVGIFMVLMGLSLMGKIKFLTSLESSLATHPWVRILFARLIRSPSLGSFYGLGLLNGFLPCGLVYFFAVSAVATASWFWGGVVMAIFGLSTVPALLGFGYIIGFLKGGHFRELMIKAASFLIIGYGIYMSYMGFMATQGM, encoded by the coding sequence GTGAACCTATACGCAATTATTGGCGTCGCTTTTTTTGGAAGCTTGGGCCACTGTATCGGCATGTGTGGAGGCTTTGTGGTGGCCTACACCAGTGCTAAAATAAACCCCTCATCCCCTATTCCTTCTCAGCTTTTAGCCCACCTTGCCTACAATTTTGGACGCGTAACATCTTATGTTTTACTGGGCATATTATTTGGACTAATGGGTGGCGTTATTGCTATTTCTCCAATAGTTTTAGGGTATCTCTATTTTTGTGTAGGTATTTTTATGGTGCTTATGGGACTTTCTCTTATGGGGAAAATCAAGTTTTTAACTTCATTGGAATCTTCCTTGGCGACCCATCCGTGGGTGCGTATTTTATTTGCACGGCTTATTCGTTCACCTTCTTTGGGGAGTTTTTATGGACTTGGTCTCCTTAATGGGTTTTTGCCTTGTGGTTTGGTTTATTTCTTTGCCGTTTCGGCGGTGGCAACCGCTTCATGGTTTTGGGGTGGGGTGGTGATGGCTATTTTTGGTTTGTCCACAGTGCCTGCATTGCTTGGCTTTGGGTATATTATTGGGTTTTTAAAGGGCGGCCATTTTAGGGAACTTATGATCAAGGCGGCAAGCTTTTTAATCATAGGATACGGTATTTATATGAGTTATATGGGCTTTATGGCAACACAAGGAATGTGA
- a CDS encoding FixH family protein, with the protein MHATTPKQKKERNLWPHAIVGAIIFIIVACGWTVKIALDNPVQFDQTYLAKYDQVDSSINELRANQQVFDGQFEAIFPLLKVEIDKPTQIPLQILRKVGALPVEEATVTLLITRPDTNAFNQEPHVSKGENGMFFFGPVVLDKPGRWQLLSKIQIDEFEGFVTHEVFASK; encoded by the coding sequence ATGCACGCAACAACACCTAAACAAAAAAAAGAACGCAATCTTTGGCCTCATGCCATTGTTGGTGCTATTATTTTTATCATTGTGGCGTGTGGCTGGACCGTGAAAATCGCCCTAGACAATCCTGTTCAGTTTGACCAAACTTACCTTGCTAAATACGATCAAGTAGATAGCAGCATTAATGAATTGCGCGCCAATCAACAAGTATTTGATGGTCAGTTTGAAGCAATATTTCCTCTTTTGAAAGTAGAAATAGACAAACCCACACAGATTCCCCTGCAGATTCTTCGCAAAGTGGGTGCGCTACCCGTGGAAGAGGCTACAGTAACACTTTTAATTACACGCCCTGATACCAATGCGTTTAACCAAGAGCCGCATGTCTCCAAGGGAGAAAATGGCATGTTTTTCTTTGGGCCTGTGGTGTTAGACAAGCCAGGTCGTTGGCAACTTTTGAGTAAAATTCAGATTGATGAATTTGAGGGTTTTGTGACCCATGAGGTGTTTGCAAGCAAGTAA
- the ccoO gene encoding cytochrome-c oxidase, cbb3-type subunit II → MFSWLEKNPFFFAVAVFVVIAYAGIVQIIPQFAEQARPVETRKPYSVLELAGRHVYIKDSCNACHSQLIRPFKSETDRYGNYSLSGEYAYDRPFLWGSKRTGPDLMRVGNYRTTDWHENHMWDPLSVVPSSIMPAYKHMFKNNADIETAYAEAFTVKQVFKVPYDTEGMPALGTWEEAREQVFAEAKVVVDSMRNQDVKDAFERGEIKEIVAIIAYMNSLK, encoded by the coding sequence ATGTTTAGCTGGTTAGAGAAAAACCCTTTCTTTTTTGCCGTTGCCGTTTTTGTTGTGATTGCTTACGCGGGCATTGTACAAATTATTCCGCAATTCGCGGAACAAGCGCGCCCTGTAGAAACACGAAAGCCCTACAGTGTGCTTGAGCTCGCTGGTCGTCATGTGTATATTAAAGACAGTTGTAATGCGTGCCATTCGCAACTTATTCGTCCTTTTAAATCTGAAACAGACCGGTATGGAAACTACTCTTTGAGTGGAGAATATGCCTATGATCGTCCTTTTCTTTGGGGTTCAAAGCGCACAGGGCCCGACCTTATGCGCGTAGGAAACTACCGTACAACCGATTGGCATGAGAACCACATGTGGGATCCGCTTTCTGTTGTGCCAAGCTCCATCATGCCTGCATATAAACACATGTTTAAAAACAATGCAGATATTGAAACAGCTTATGCAGAGGCTTTTACTGTTAAACAAGTGTTTAAGGTGCCTTATGACACTGAGGGAATGCCAGCTCTTGGCACATGGGAAGAGGCAAGAGAGCAAGTGTTTGCTGAAGCAAAAGTAGTAGTCGATAGCATGCGAAATCAGGATGTTAAAGATGCTTTTGAGCGCGGCGAAATCAAAGAAATTGTGGCGATTATCGCTTACATGAATAGCTTAAAATAA
- a CDS encoding response regulator transcription factor codes for MGAELGNLKSLVVLFVEDENDIREALAGAIEDEFSKLITARDGEDGLKKFKKYKPDIVVTDISMPIMDGLDMARAIKAISKETPVIILSAFSEKERLLKAIDVGIDKYLIKPIDPDELMETLLHVAKERFATSEVIEVGGGYQFDKSKRVLVLQGEEIGLTKKELLFVSLLVKHLGTFVLHEEIKRSVWANKNVSDAAIRTFIKRVREKTGRGFIKNVPGLGYKIDT; via the coding sequence ATGGGTGCGGAGCTAGGCAATTTAAAAAGTTTGGTAGTGTTGTTTGTGGAGGATGAAAATGACATCCGCGAGGCGCTTGCTGGAGCAATTGAGGATGAATTTTCAAAACTCATTACGGCGCGTGACGGCGAAGATGGGCTTAAAAAATTTAAAAAATACAAACCCGATATAGTTGTTACAGATATCTCTATGCCTATTATGGATGGCCTAGATATGGCCAGAGCTATCAAGGCCATCTCTAAAGAAACTCCCGTCATTATCTTAAGTGCCTTTAGTGAAAAGGAGCGGTTATTAAAAGCGATAGACGTGGGGATAGATAAATATCTTATTAAGCCCATAGACCCAGATGAACTCATGGAAACGCTTTTACATGTAGCCAAGGAGCGTTTTGCGACAAGTGAGGTCATTGAAGTAGGCGGCGGGTACCAGTTTGATAAATCTAAACGTGTTCTTGTCTTGCAAGGTGAAGAGATTGGCTTAACCAAAAAAGAGCTACTTTTTGTTTCTTTGCTTGTAAAACACTTGGGAACCTTTGTGCTACATGAGGAGATAAAACGCTCCGTATGGGCCAATAAAAACGTCAGTGACGCCGCCATCCGAACCTTCATTAAGCGCGTAAGAGAAAAAACAGGAAGGGGATTCATTAAAAATGTTCCTGGTCTTGGATACAAAATCGACACATGA